CAAAGTGAAAAAATGAGTAAATGTTAGGGGCTAATTTTGCCACTATGCCAACCCAACTTTAGGGATATGGGTGCTAACTTTTTTACCATCTAATCCCGCAATTTCCGTGAGAGAACAAAGAAGCCCACATTGCTCTAGGAAATGAGAAACCAACACTCACTCATCTTTGGTTAAACTTAACATTACCCACACTGCATCAACAAAGCCATTTCTACCGTAGATCAAGGCTCACCAAATTCCTagggatgaaatttttaaaaataaaagtacaaagactaatttcaaatttataaagaatACAGTGACCTATgttatattttaacctaaaactAAATAAGCACACAATTCTCCGCCGTCCCTAACCGAAATTTACCAGCCAAAAGAAAAAACAGTTACAAGGGTAACGAATCAGAAGAGAAGCCATCTTGGTTTCATCATGTTgttcattaattataatatataaaagaaagccCCCCAAAAGCCATGCATCCCTCCAAGAACTAAAGCTTCAATCCATTTGCAGAAAGAAAATCAGTAAGTGGTAAGGCTCCCGCAATCAAGAAACCTTTGTGGCCTTTTCTTGGAGCACTTAGCAGCTTTCCATTCCAATGGCGGCGAACCCTCCAAACACCGTTAGCTTTCCATTTTCAATGACGCCGAGGCCTCCAAACACCGTTCGCTTTCGATTGGATCATAGACATCGTGTCTACTTATGCTGGAATTGCCAGACTGCCGTCTTCAATGTCCCCCGCTACAACCCCGCTCCACGTGTATGTCTatcaactctctctctctctctctatatatatatatatttgattcttTTTCTACTACTGGAAATCTGGAATTTCAGTTCAAGGGTAATGTAAGCATTAGGTGATGCAAGATTAGAGTTGGTTCAAGGTTCCACTTTAAAGTTATCTTTTAACTTCAAAACTGAGGTGCAAACCAATAACATGCTTTGAATCAACAGGTACGAGGCGTGGAGATTGATGGACAGGAGGTGGATGGAGTTATCTGTAACACACCGTAAGATATCTCTCTCATTCTGtaataatttaatcacatattcattgtgtaataataatgtaatttacTCATTCGTTGATGATGTAGTGTTAATCTGCGGGAGGATCACATAATTACTCATAGGTTTGTCAATAATTTGCCCGTAGTGAATGTCCATTGCAAAAATTGTAATGAACTCCTTGGCCAGAAATTTGTAAGTTctttaaacatacacatacatatatatatatatatatatacatagtatgTTATGTGGTGCGCTTAGTATTTTTCAGATTTTGGGTGGTCATATTATGAGGACACCTAGGCAACGATTTTATGCGGTTGAGGGACCAGTACTCCTTCATACGTAAGTTTAATTCCCTTTAGAATATTGAAtgcaaataattattagaaaatatattattatttgattgaaTGAAAATGGTGGGTGCATGCAGGGATGTGATGATATATTGGGATGGAAGGTTTTTGCTTTGGGCTGATAACTACGAGCGAATCGACGAGGGCGAGGAGGAATAGACAAAAATTTCCAAGTCGAACAGAAGTATACTAAGAGTGCAATACGCAAGCAGTGCtggttttgtaaattttttttcaagtttccCTTAATAATCCGTCAAAATAGTGATTGGTAGTATAATTGCTGTTGGATTTTACAGTATAAATGCGAGATTGGTACTACTATAAATGTTCTTTCATAACATAATATCTTTTAATATATAACAATGT
The Gossypium hirsutum isolate 1008001.06 chromosome A07, Gossypium_hirsutum_v2.1, whole genome shotgun sequence genome window above contains:
- the LOC107937305 gene encoding uncharacterized protein is translated as MAANPPNTVSFPFSMTPRPPNTVRFRLDHRHRVYLCWNCQTAVFNVPRYNPAPRVRGVEIDGQEVDGVICNTPVNLREDHIITHRFVNNLPVVNVHCKNCNELLGQKFILGGHIMRTPRQRFYAVEGPVLLHTDVMIYWDGRFLLWADNYERIDEGEEE